TACGAGGTGAACTGCCCACAGCGAAGGAATCgtgtttttgaagtgacccatGAGACGAattcatctgaaactgaaaatgatgatggtCACTGTCACAATGGAATTATATTGATCACTGAGAGTTTGAATACggtgatgagtatcttgatgTACATTCCTTCCtgcagttctggacagtggttgcacttctaCGGTGTGCAGCATGGATTGGCTTGACTGCTATCTGGAGTCTCTTGATGATGCAGACCTGCAGAAGGTCAAGGAATATGAAAGCTCTGCCTGCTTCAGGTTCGGAGATGgcaatacattaacatcctccaaacgGGTGGTTCTTCCTTGTAAAATAGCAGGGATCAATCCGTTTATCAGTCCTGATGTGGTTTCTAGTGAGATACCGCTATTGAGTCGATCTGCGATGAAGGCGGCTCAGATGAAGCTAGATATGAAGAATGTTAGAGTAGTCGTGTTTGGAAAAAATGTGGATCTACGTTTTAGGCCATTACtgcttgccactaaggaagccagagatttctcatcaaaaagttcatgaagttttgttaatGGCTGAGAgccactaaggaagccagagatttctcatcaaaaagttcatgaagttttgttaatGGTTGAGAATAAAAATTTGGTGGATAAAAAGATCGTttggaaattacagagacagtTTGCACATCCGGCACCACAGAAACTGAAAACTCTGCTCTGAGATGTGGGAATGGTCAATTTgtttgggacaaggatagggattttttttttaatacacttcatagatatggcaaccagatttagcgTATCTACTGTgatacatagtaaagacaaaaggaccattgCCGATGAGGTAATGGAGAAATGGGTAGCAACAGGATTAGAAACACCAACGACGTTCCtcacagataatggtggggaattcaccAATGATGAATTTCGAGATATGTATGgaaatttaaacatcatagttatgcacactgcagctgagagcctGTTTTAATAATGGTCTTTGCGAAAGAAACCATGCGGTAATAGACgacatgttacataaaatattggCTGATCAACCAGATTGTAAATTGCAAATGGTGCTAGCATGGGCGGTGCATGCAAAGAACTCTCTGCAAATGGTTGTGGGGTACAGTCTGTATCGGTTTGTGTATGGAAGAAATCCAAAGTTCCCTTCAGTGTTGtcagatgctccccctgctctagaagggacCAGCATTAGATCCACCTTTTCTGCTCATCGCAATGCTTTGCATGCGGGCAGAAAAGCTTTaattaaagctgaggtttcggAGAAAATTCGGCAGGCCCTACGGCACCGCATAAGACCATTGGGAATGCAGTTTAGACAAGGAGATGTGGTATATTATAAGagggaaggccagaaagagtggaaagggCCTGGCAAGATAATAGGGAAtgatgggaaagtagtaattgtgcaacacggcaatcaaactgttagggtacattcttcaGAGTTAATTGGTGCTGTCTATtcctttacaggttctgaacaggatATAGAACACGAGGAAGCACCATGTacttcacatacacacagactgggTAGTTACGAGGAGCAGACGAAGGCAGATGCAGGgttgactgactatgaacaaagtaatACTGAGGTACAGGATAACGCTATTCATCCAAAAGGGCAActacccaaagtaggaacaaaggtaactTACATGCCAGAAGGGACCAGTATGTGGAGGGATGCCACCATCACAGGGAGAGCAGGTAAGGCCACTGATAAATACAAACATTGGTaaaatgtgcaggatgaaggacaggagaaAAGACCTATCGATTGGCAAAccgaggtaaagatgtggaaacccagaaagtGCAGTCTGAGTTCTGAagtggaccagaaagtggttGTGACCCTAGAAAAAAATCAAGGACTTGCAAACGGGGTTCTGCTCACATGGGAGGATGATCATATAGCAGtgcagaaagggagaatagaggcTATAGCTTAACAAGAAGGACTAGAGAGCAAGCTAGCAATCTCAATAAGAGTAGAAGTCCCTGTGACCAAGAGATTCTAGTAGttgctaataaattggaaaataagctgataaaggaagcgAAACGGAAAGAATTGGAAAGTTGGGAGGAATTtgggtatattctgaaatacctgacaagaggacagccagctttatctcacagatggatctgtaTAGGAAAGGTACTCCCAGACGGCACATATAAGGCCAAAGCGAGATTAGTAGCCCGAGGCTTTGAAAAGAgactaggagatcaggatgtcagagtAGATTCGCCTACTGCAGGGAAAGTGAGTTGGAAGGTTTATTTAActattttggcatcctattcctgggagtgcaaaACGATTGATATATAGGCtgtgtttttacagggggaggagtttcaaagggaagtttttttgAAACCGGCCAAAGAAGCCGGGGATGTAGAGGGAGAGATGTGAAAATTGAACAAGTGTGTTTATGGGTTGATGATATTTTTCCGTGAGGTCTGTCCTGTTGAAAAcaggttgcattcagttaaaggcagactccgtgatgttctactggtaccataaggagaaactagctggaatCTTGCATGTTGATGGTTTCCTGTGGGGAGGCTCTGTCGAATTTGAACAATGTGTAATCGCGAAGATAAAGGAATTCAGGTCGGAagtcaggcttgaggggcctttaaatacatagatttagacattaagcagagcaagttaggagtgacattgaatcaaaAATCTTATCTAGAAAATATTAATCATATTCCAATAACTCGGGTTAGATCTTCACAAAAAGAgatcctgctaccaaggaagaaacAGAACAGTTAAGAAGTTTGATTGGGCAGCTGAATTGGTTGTGCATTCAGACTAGGCCTGACgctagttatgatgtgttggagctgagtaccatgatggaacatgctacagttgagcaaattctgagagcaaataaaacacttaaaaaattaaattctgagagatgtgtgctcaagtttccagccttgggtgatccagaagatgTGCGATTGGTCATTTTTAGCGATTCTTCACATGCCAATCTTTCAGATGGTTACTCTAACGCagcagggtttatcatattcttggtggaAAAGAATGATAAGTGTTGcccactggcttgggaggccaagaaaataaaaaaagtcatgaaaagcaccttagctgctgaaacactgGCCTTGGTAGAAGCATTAGATATGGGGGCTTACTTATCCAATGtactgacagaaatattatatCAGGGGCAATGTGAGAAATgtttgcccatagaatgttatgttgataatCGGTCTCTTTGGGATAATTTTCATTCCACAAAGTGTCACTGAAAAAAGACTAAGAATAGACCTAGCCAGCATAAAAGAAATGTTAGAGAGAAGGGAGATCTCTAAGATAAAATGGGTGGACAcaagtcaccaactatcagaCTGTTTTACAAAAAGAAGCACCTGCTCTAAGAAATCATTAAATATATTGGAAGAGGCGTGTCTTATTTTATAACGATGcaataaaaaaaagcttttttgtTCATGTATGTATATATTTGGTAAAGGAAATATGGGAACTAAAGATGTGGAAAAACATgacattatttccttctgtttgtttaaaaaaatgttctttaaggtttatttttcaaagttttcatttaaaaagaggggaatctgtaaatgtataaataatcacactgcatagcaatcaccttgttaaagacaattgctagttaaacaggtgatgggcattgattatcccacctaaacagaataaaaagatacagctggaacactttgtgtggaagcgacttagaagtcagtagcactgaggagctgtcttgaaaataatccagcttgaaccaaaacaccaacctggattaattcttccaccacaacctcttattctGAATAACACGaccccgccaccccctccccgcctcaCATATGCTCGAATAAACCAGTGAAATCTCATCTGATCATTGAAAGTAAGGACGGTGATGGAGCTCCCACTTCAACcttattatccaatttgattagcgGAAGataaatttcagaatccttcatttctacctttttctttatctaccaccactaataccttcTTTTGGTCCTCtttcctgtcaaagtactttttaagcatatttacatgacacaccttaTGTTTCGTTCTTATATCTCGAGTACTTGTTAAATAATTTGCTTCACTcagcttcttttcaatcctgtaaggcccattaaaccttgcctttaataagTCACCCAGTACCGGTAACGGAACTAGCACTTTTGCCTCATCAACAAAACCACGAGCTGTAGTTTtcctatctgccttcactttcattacttgctgtgatatctttaaatgttccttagtTAACTCTCATACTCTGTCCAATCTTTAATACATAGCCCAGGAGTGccgtttctgaattttgacccgaTTTCagatgaatcaatttcagtggtcctcttacctcatgaccatggGCTagctcaaaaggactaaaaccagtcgatgcattaggagcatcgcTAATAGTAAATAACAAGAAGGGATTCTCCTATCCTAATCCTGTGGATCGTCCTGGCCAtatgccctcatcatagtttttaaagtttgatgccatctttccagagccccttgtgactcaggatggtaagttgttgacttaaactgttttatccccaaactgttcattacttccttaaacagctgtgacctGAAATTTGAACCTTGatttgattgtatttcttttggtaaaccatatcttgtaaaaaatttagtcaacacctccacaattctctttgttgtaatatttctcaaaggtattgcttcaggaaaccatGTAGACATAACCATTATGatcagcaagtactgatttccacttataGAATTAGGGAGGGGTCcgacacaatcaatcatgaccctagtaaaaggttcttcaatgctggaattggaattaaaggtgccaacctaatcactgcttgtggcttccccatcacctgacatgtgtgacatgttctacataaCTTAACCACATTTCTATACAATCCAGactaataaaaatgtttttgtattttcgcctgtgtctttctaatttctaaatgtcctcccattggaatttcatgagctattctcaggATCTCATTTTTATATCCAAATGAGTATAACAATTTGATGCACTTCCCTCCAGTTGAAAACTTTGCTGAAACGTGATAAGGCCggcattttctcattaaaacattactctTAAGGTAATatcattctggaatacattctgcctctgtttctgagtaagttgtctgatataactgttctGTTTGCATATCCTTCTTCTGTAACTCTACCAGctgccttgagctaaataccTCAGCTGTATTATCCTCcaatctttcttcctgaacaatcttagcAAAAACGGTGTCAGTTAATTAGACTTCCACACCTCCTCCCTGCCTTCTaacttcctgtttcaacctgtgagcctgtgatcttgttatcacacaatctggaaacaatccaggatgttctctCTACAACACTTCTGGAGAaaacacctctacaggctgctcaactaccatcgGCATCACTGGCAACTGTGACCCAGTTATGTCATTACCTACAATTAACTGAACCCCTACAATGGgaaatttttccactactccaacaatcacctcacttgTTTTCTACTTACTCTTTAACTTTACCTTTCagaaatggaataggtttagcatctccatatACCCCACCTGTccttgcaatactccctctgagcaacaaatatccctatcccacaacattaaggattaacTAACccatgtctcttaaaattttaatatccttACCTATTCCACTcagtacacatggaaagacttccccttcacatacaaaattgttaaatatttctgcaacctgctcctcagaactcccttgggtaaattgtgaacacatcccacttctttacctatcactgattcttcctgctttacCTGTGCACAAACAactgttttttcctgtgcctgaacctcaaaacccacagtacttttatttccagtactttctgcacccaaataatcccaacagattttctctgtaacttccaacacactgacttcatgtgtccaactttattacaatgaaaacacctcaattttctaccctcagcactttccttttcattctgagaaaaaaaacttcctgggaatttccacctctccttcccttccctgactacccaccttcccaGTTTCTATCCGTCTctgatttaaaacagtgatgaaaaaaagtttagatctatgaactaactcataaagATCAGCTATCTCTCCTGCTTGTCTTGCCGTTTCAACCTTCTGTTCCTCCACGAGTTCTCACTATCGAATAAATTGATTCTTTAAATTATTACAAAAGATTTACTTCTCTTAGAACTGCATCAGTCATCTCTACCTTTAATTcccatatccaccggtcaaaattactttgttttactttctcaagctcaatataagtttgcccaggctgtttcctcatattcctaaatttctgcctgtatgcttcaggaaccatgcactcaaaatagccttttttactatatcatagttcaccaacatttcttctgacagtgaagcataaacctcatgtgctctacccaccaacctagatTTTAacagcaatgtccagttttcctgtggccatttcatctgtttaactattttctcaaatttaaaaaaaaatccttcaacatttttttcttcaaactttggaagagcttgcacaaatttaaacatctctccactgagttctgatctggaaataagtcctccCTCACCATCTGGTATTTCtattttaactgccagcattttaagctggaattctccgtctctctctttttctcttttcccCCTTTTCCAACCTCGCCATTTCTAATTccatttcctgttttctttctctctcctgcctttctgtctgtcccctttggaattccctttttctttccttttcgttctttctctgctctttctttttctgctgccactAGTTCCAAtatttttatttgcaactgaatttgatcCCATTCCAATGACCTAGCCCTTGGAGAAATCGGTCTCTCGGGTATTCCTTTCAATTTTTGTGTTGGTGCATGAGGAATTGCAATGAATTCAGTAATGACTTGCTGCATAACctgcatgtgaatggtttctcccctatGTAAATGCGCTGATGTGTACGGAGAGTCGATGACTTGGAGAATGATTTTTTACACACCTCACATATGAATGGcttttccccagtgtgaatttaTTGGTGTCCATGGAGGGTCATTAACTGCAAGAATGACTTGTCGCACACCTCGCATATGAATAGTTTCTCCCTGTGTGACTCCGTTGGTGTTTGCGAAGGCTTGCTAACTGCGAGAATGACTTGTCGCACATCtcgcatgtgaatggtttctcccctgtgtgactgCGTTGGTGCATGCGGAGGCTTGATGACTGTGAGAATGACTTGTCACACACCtcgcatgtgaatggtttctcccctgtgtgaatgcgttggtgtatgCGGAGGCTCGCTAACTGTGAGAATGACTTGTTGCACATCTCGCATGTGaaaggtttctcccctgtgtgactgCGTTGGTGTTGGCAGAGGTGTGCTAACCGAGAGAATGACTTATTGCACACCTTGCATGTGaacggtttctcccctgtgtgactgtgttggtGTTGGCGGAGGCTCGCTAACCGTGAGAATGATTTGTCGCACACCTCACATGTGaacggtttctcccctgtgtgaatgcgttggtgaaTGCGGAGGCTTGACGACTGTGAGAATGACTTGTTGCACAGctcacatgtgaatggtttcgcccctgtgtgaatgcgttggtgaaTGCGGAGGCTCGCTAACTGTGAGAATGACTTGTCGCACACctcacatgtgaatggtttctcccctgtgtgactgTATTGGTGAATGCGGAGGTGCGCTAACCGTGAGAATGACTTGTTACACACCTTACACGTGaacggtttctcccctgtgtgaatgcgttggtgtataTGGAGGTGTGA
The nucleotide sequence above comes from Carcharodon carcharias isolate sCarCar2 chromosome 19, sCarCar2.pri, whole genome shotgun sequence. Encoded proteins:
- the LOC121291758 gene encoding zinc finger protein 271-like, whose amino-acid sequence is MAFTQSSDLLRRQSVYAREKPFTCEVCDKSFSRSSILHVHQHIQTREKLFMCEVCNKSFFDASTLHRHQSIHTGEKPFKCEVCKKSFSQSWTLRVHQRIHTGEKPFMCEVCNKSFSQSSTLRVHQHVHTGEKPFPCRLCNKSFPSSSQFLRHQNVHTGERPFTCDVCNKSFLNLSSLHQHQRIHTGEKPFTCQVCDKSFSQSSHLHIHQRIHTGEKPFTCKVCNKSFSRLAHLRIHQYSHTGEKPFTCEVCDKSFSQLASLRIHQRIHTGAKPFTCELCNKSFSQSSSLRIHQRIHTGEKPFTCEVCDKSFSRLASLRQHQHSHTGEKPFTCKVCNKSFSRLAHLCQHQRSHTGEKPFTCEMCNKSFSQLASLRIHQRIHTGEKPFTCEVCDKSFSQSSSLRMHQRSHTGEKPFTCEMCDKSFSQLASLRKHQRSHTGRNYSYARCATSHSCS